The following are encoded in a window of Hyla sarda isolate aHylSar1 unplaced genomic scaffold, aHylSar1.hap1 scaffold_2881, whole genome shotgun sequence genomic DNA:
- the LOC130326799 gene encoding helix-loop-helix protein 2-like, translating into MMLSPEQLDSDQPSVQSESDSAVSEVKGGSVSDTEGGGRRIPCLPPQLSREEKRRRRRATAKYRSAHATRERIRVEAFNVAFAELRQLLPTLPPDKKLSKIEILRLAICYISYLNHVLDV; encoded by the coding sequence ATGATGCTCAGTCCAGAGCAGCTGGATTCAGATCAACCATCGGTGCAGTCAGAATCGGACTCTGCGGTCAGCGAGGTGAAGGGGGGCAGCGTGTCCGACACGGAAGGAGGAGGTCGTAGGATTCCGTGTCTCCCGCCACAATTAAGCCGCGAAGAGAAGAGGAGAAGACGACGAGCCACGGCAAAGTACCGCTCGGCACACGCTACCAGAGAGCGCATCCGCGTGGAAGCCTTCAACGTGGCATTCGCGGAGCTCCGCCAACTCCTGCCGACCCTCCCGCCGGACAAGAAACTGTCGAAGATTGAGATCCTGCGGCTGGCGATCTGCTACATCTCCTACCTCAACCACGTGCTGGACGTCTAG